The proteins below come from a single Chitinophaga pinensis DSM 2588 genomic window:
- a CDS encoding AraC family transcriptional regulator, translated as MFIDNNSAEPIDLDQISDEAYFSKFHFIRLFKKMYGRTPHQYLIAVRLEKARQLLTRGMPVSDVCVSIGFESLSTFSGKFKQAFGMTPTAFIAYRAEQQQQPLKYIPGCFISNFEETTM; from the coding sequence TTGTTTATTGATAATAACAGTGCCGAACCTATTGACCTTGATCAAATTTCTGATGAAGCGTATTTTTCAAAATTTCATTTTATCCGGTTGTTTAAGAAGATGTATGGCCGCACACCCCATCAGTACCTGATTGCTGTAAGGCTGGAAAAGGCAAGGCAGTTATTGACAAGAGGTATGCCAGTATCTGATGTGTGTGTGTCTATTGGTTTTGAGAGTCTTAGTACATTTAGCGGTAAGTTTAAACAAGCATTTGGGATGACGCCTACTGCATTTATTGCTTACCGGGCCGAACAGCAGCAGCAGCCGTTGAAATATATCCCCGGTTGTTTTATTAGCAATTTTGAAGAAACCACCATGTAA